The following proteins come from a genomic window of Nostoc sp. TCL26-01:
- a CDS encoding DsbA family protein, translating into MIEIDSYTIYHSPNAYIGITLLNRALCGIPVVVKRRPIYIPKERGIMVADLLGSKETPVQGSYHREDCIRWAEKFGIELHLITRDLFQERAKRWVASSLNREELPARVYYAAVGSGKESLLDQAFFRAAWVDEMDVNEEEVVKHCISSSGLDCEYILNRAFTIEITQMLNHSIDLFIKAACPGVPTWVIEGERFWGKDRVDWLVEKVRSILPE; encoded by the coding sequence ATGATTGAGATTGACAGCTACACAATCTATCACTCACCTAATGCGTATATTGGCATCACATTGTTAAATCGCGCTTTATGTGGGATACCCGTTGTAGTCAAGCGTCGCCCAATTTATATACCCAAAGAACGGGGAATCATGGTGGCAGACCTATTAGGCAGTAAAGAAACTCCTGTTCAAGGATCTTATCATCGAGAAGATTGCATCCGTTGGGCCGAGAAATTTGGGATCGAACTGCATTTAATCACTCGTGATCTCTTTCAAGAGCGTGCAAAGAGATGGGTTGCGTCGTCTTTGAATCGAGAAGAACTACCAGCCCGTGTTTATTATGCAGCTGTTGGATCTGGAAAAGAATCATTATTAGATCAAGCTTTCTTTCGTGCTGCTTGGGTAGATGAGATGGATGTAAATGAAGAGGAAGTTGTTAAACACTGTATATCCTCCTCTGGTCTGGATTGCGAGTATATTTTAAACCGCGCTTTCACTATTGAAATTACTCAAATGTTGAACCATTCAATAGATTTGTTTATCAAGGCAGCCTGTCCGGGTGTACCTACTTGGGTAATCGAAGGTGAGCGTTTCTGGGGTAAAGACCGTGTGGATTGGTTGGTAGAAAAGGTGCGCTCAATACTCCCAGAGTAA
- a CDS encoding aldo/keto reductase: MTLPTTKLGQTGLTVSRLCLGTMTFGLQTDEETSRQILDTAADAGVNFLDTADVYPLGGGLATAGRTEEIIGRWLKGKREHFILATKCVGRVGTAPWDQGASRKHILDAIDASLRRLGTDYVDLYQLHSDDASTPLDETLAALDTIVRAGKVRYIGVSNFLAYRLARALGRAEVRNLTRFVSIQPRYNLLFREIERELLPLAKEEGLGVIPYNPLAGGLLTGKHNLANGPTAGTRFTLGAAAERYQERYWRDREFNTVEELRTVAEFAGLSLTTLAVAWVLANPIITAPIIGASRPEQLIDTLKATELKLDDNLQQKLDDITAEYRRGDALR, from the coding sequence ATGACCTTACCAACAACTAAACTCGGTCAAACCGGATTAACGGTTTCCCGTCTATGTCTCGGTACAATGACTTTTGGATTGCAGACAGACGAAGAAACCTCAAGACAAATCCTCGACACTGCTGCCGATGCTGGCGTTAACTTTCTCGATACAGCCGATGTTTATCCTCTTGGTGGGGGACTGGCGACGGCTGGACGTACCGAAGAAATCATTGGACGTTGGCTCAAAGGCAAACGTGAACATTTTATCTTGGCTACTAAGTGTGTGGGACGAGTGGGAACTGCTCCTTGGGATCAGGGTGCTTCACGCAAACATATCTTAGATGCTATTGATGCTTCCCTGAGACGATTAGGAACTGATTATGTTGACTTGTACCAATTACATTCTGATGATGCCTCAACCCCTCTCGATGAAACACTAGCAGCATTAGATACAATTGTGCGGGCTGGTAAGGTACGTTATATTGGGGTTTCTAACTTTTTGGCATACCGACTTGCACGGGCTTTAGGTCGTGCAGAGGTGCGAAATTTAACTCGTTTTGTCTCAATTCAACCCCGCTATAATCTCCTATTCAGGGAGATTGAGCGAGAACTTTTGCCCTTAGCTAAAGAAGAAGGATTAGGTGTAATTCCTTACAATCCTTTAGCAGGTGGTTTACTAACAGGTAAACACAATCTGGCTAACGGCCCTACAGCAGGTACACGTTTTACTTTGGGTGCTGCGGCGGAACGTTATCAAGAGAGATATTGGCGCGATCGCGAGTTCAATACTGTAGAAGAATTACGTACAGTGGCAGAATTTGCGGGATTATCGCTCACTACTCTAGCAGTGGCTTGGGTGTTAGCTAATCCCATCATTACTGCGCCGATTATTGGTGCTAGTCGTCCAGAACAACTAATTGACACTCTCAAAGCAACAGAACTCAAACTGGACGACAATTTGCAACAAAAGCTAGACGACATCACTGCCGAATATCGTCGGGGAGATGCTCTGCGTTAG
- a CDS encoding ABC transporter substrate-binding protein → MIKRRRFLNVAGSGLGGFSLAYLLGSCSQQSQNNAANSTSSLEIKTKVLRMGYQSAGDLVRNRKVLEKRLDPLGIKVEWLQFAQGPQLMEGMAARRVDIGSVGETPPIFAQVAGSNIVYVVGTQRTPNTGRSSVIAVPPESRLTKFEEIKGQEVYFQKGSASHYFILRALQSIGLTIKDIKIKSIPTIEARAAFLEGQIPVWMTNDPHYAIAEKMNRIRVLKDSVGLDSPGSYYIGDRQFAEENPGLLKIIIEELHALDKWASLNRNEVKKLMVTEQKLDEDVAERVMSRRTFAGRRGLSPALIAEQQRVADLFFEVGVIPKKIDIKQALLPPDLYAAITPAEIMV, encoded by the coding sequence ATGATTAAACGCCGTCGTTTTTTAAATGTTGCTGGATCTGGTTTGGGCGGTTTCTCTCTGGCTTATTTGTTGGGAAGTTGTAGTCAACAAAGCCAAAATAATGCGGCAAACAGTACCAGTTCTCTGGAGATTAAAACGAAAGTTCTCCGCATGGGTTATCAAAGTGCGGGGGATCTTGTTCGTAATCGCAAAGTTTTAGAAAAACGCTTAGATCCTTTGGGAATCAAAGTGGAATGGTTGCAATTTGCCCAAGGGCCGCAACTCATGGAGGGGATGGCTGCACGTCGGGTTGATATCGGTTCAGTGGGAGAAACCCCACCAATTTTTGCCCAAGTTGCCGGATCAAATATTGTTTATGTTGTGGGTACACAAAGAACGCCAAACACAGGCAGAAGCAGTGTAATTGCTGTGCCACCAGAATCTCGACTGACAAAGTTTGAGGAGATTAAAGGGCAAGAAGTTTACTTTCAAAAAGGTTCGGCATCGCACTATTTTATTCTCAGAGCGTTGCAGTCGATTGGCTTGACTATCAAAGATATCAAAATCAAAAGTATACCGACTATCGAAGCGCGGGCTGCTTTTTTGGAAGGTCAAATTCCAGTTTGGATGACCAATGATCCACATTATGCGATCGCTGAAAAGATGAATCGGATTCGTGTCCTCAAAGATTCTGTAGGACTAGATTCTCCTGGTAGTTATTATATTGGCGATCGCCAGTTTGCCGAGGAAAATCCTGGCTTACTAAAAATCATCATTGAAGAACTACACGCTCTTGATAAGTGGGCAAGTCTGAATCGAAATGAAGTGAAAAAATTGATGGTTACAGAACAAAAACTCGATGAAGATGTAGCTGAGAGGGTGATGTCTCGACGCACTTTTGCTGGACGTAGAGGTTTAAGTCCGGCACTGATAGCAGAACAACAACGTGTAGCAGATTTGTTCTTTGAAGTGGGTGTAATACCCAAGAAAATTGATATTAAACAAGCATTACTACCGCCTGATCTATATGCTGCCATCACACCCGCAGAAATTATGGTTTAG
- a CDS encoding dienelactone hydrolase family protein → MAIEHRSGLLPYLFSVASSDANKPAPLVLFLHGARDRGNDLNILLKWGLPRFVNESSPLPYFFLAPQLPEGQTWVERESDVIALLDNFIASRSIDPSRVILSGFSLGTAGAWHIGASHGDRFAGLVAVSGRVPQTLEPNQLAALKEIPIQIFQGAKDEKLSIEDTQKIVDTLRVAGGQVDFTVLAEGDHFIADEVYSDPKLQQWFVSQSRRTSVAV, encoded by the coding sequence ATGGCTATCGAACATCGCTCTGGTTTATTGCCTTATCTGTTCTCGGTTGCCTCTTCTGATGCTAACAAACCCGCGCCCTTGGTATTGTTTTTGCATGGAGCGCGCGATCGCGGCAATGATTTAAATATACTGTTGAAATGGGGTTTACCTCGTTTCGTCAATGAATCAAGCCCTTTACCTTACTTCTTTTTAGCGCCCCAACTTCCTGAAGGACAGACTTGGGTAGAGCGAGAATCAGATGTCATCGCTTTGTTGGATAATTTTATTGCCTCCCGATCTATCGATCCGTCCCGTGTTATCTTATCTGGATTCAGTTTAGGTACGGCGGGAGCATGGCACATCGGCGCTTCTCATGGCGATCGCTTTGCTGGTTTAGTCGCCGTGTCTGGTCGTGTTCCCCAAACTTTAGAACCAAATCAACTAGCTGCACTCAAAGAAATTCCTATTCAAATATTCCAAGGTGCTAAGGACGAAAAACTGTCAATTGAAGATACCCAGAAGATTGTCGATACCTTGCGAGTCGCCGGCGGTCAAGTAGATTTTACTGTATTAGCTGAAGGCGATCATTTTATTGCCGATGAAGTTTATAGTGACCCCAAGCTGCAACAGTGGTTTGTTTCACAAAGCCGTCGCACTTCTGTTGCTGTGTGA